Below is a window of bacterium DNA.
TGCCGCATGGAAAACCATCTCATAAAAAATTAAAGATGGGTGATTTTGTTATATTTGATTTTGGGGCGAGATTTAAAGGTTATAATTGCGATTTAACTCGCACTTTAATCCTTGGTAAGCCATCGCCAAGACAAAAATTAGTTTATCAATCTGTCAAAAACGCACAAGAAAAGGTATTAGAGAATTTAAGAGCCGGGGTAGAATTTGCTGAGGTAGATAAAATTGCCCGTGAAAAAATTGCCGAAAACGGTTTAAAACGATTCTTTGGACATAACTTAGGACATGGTATAGGCATTGAGGTTCACGAAATACCTCATATATCTTCTTCAAATAAAACCTTAATGAAATCAGGTATGGTTGTAACCATTGAACCGGGTATCTACATTCCAAACTTCGGTGGAGTAAGAATCGAAGATACAGTGCTGATAACTGAGAATGGGCATAAGGTATTAAGCGATAATGTGTCTAAAGAATTGATTGCATTATGAACTGATAACTAATTACCATTCACCAGTTACCAATAGGGTTCTGCAAAATAGGATTTGGGGGAGACAATAAATAAATATTAAATATTAAATATCAAAATGCAAAATTACAAATCAAATTTCAAGTTGATAGTTGATAGTTTATAGTTGATAAGTTGAAGGACTATAGACTATAAACTATAAACCATAAACTATAAACGAGTTTTGCATTTTGCTCTTTGGAGGAAATTGATAAAAATAGAGGTTTTAAATACCCGCTTAAAAACTACAGTTTCTTAGTTTTGCAGGACTCTACAGTTACCAATTTTAAGGAGGGTTAAAATAAATGATTGGTGCAAATGATTTAAGACCAGGAATGACGATTGAATTGAATGGAGAGATTTTCTCCTGCACAGAATTCCAGCATATCAAGCCGGGTAAAGGAGGGGCATTTGTCCGATTAAAATTAAAAAATTTTAGTACCGGCGCGGTTATAGATAAAACCGTTAGACCAGAGGAAAAATTCCCATTAGTCAGAATATCCCGCAAACCTATGCAATATCTTTATCAGGAGGGAGGTAATTACTACTTTATGGATACCGAATCTTATGAACAATTCGGGCTCTCAAAAGATATACTAAGTAGTAATGTCAATTACCTGAAAGAGAATATGGAGGTAACGGTTTTATTCCATGATGAGACGATAATCGGCATAGAATTACCAGTAACGATAGAACTAAAGGTTATCACCACTGAACCAGGTTTTAAAGGAAATACCGTTTCAGGTGCAACTAAACAGGCAGAATTGGAAACAGGATTAAAGGTCCAGGTGCCTTTATTTGTAGAGGAAGGTGAAATCCTTAAAATCGATACTCGCACTGGAGAATATATAGAGAGGGTAAGAGGTTAGAAGTAAAGTAAGTATTTAGCCATCTAAAGTGAAACAACAGGCAGTGGTTGTTAGGTTTCAGGAGAAACGGTCATGAGCCTGCGGCACACAAAGGGGGATGAAAATTAAGGGACTCGGGACTCGGGGCTCGGGATTCGGGAATAAAAGAATCCCCTAACCTTTTAATCTCCCGCCAGTGGGGAGATAAAAAAATAAAAATCTGTGTAATCTGCGAAATCTGCGGATATTTTTAGGAGAAACCAGGTATGAACCTGCGGTTCACAAACGAGGATGAAAATTGAGCATAGAGATTAGAGATTAGCAAGAGTGCAGGTTCTAATTCACTAATTCTCTAATCTCTAATTAACTATTTTCAGGAGAAACGGACATGAGCCAAGGCTCACAAAGGGCAATGAAAATGGGAGAAGGACAACCCCCTAACCCCCTTTATTAAGGGGGAATATGTGTTCTAAACCAGAGGATACGAGTCTGTGGATACTATACTAATTCGCTAATCTCTAATTCACTAATTCGCTATTTTCAGGGGAAATAGTGGTAGGAGATAGAAGGTGGGAGGTAAGGAGATAAGCGGGAGGAGTGATGTTTTCTTTACTTTCTACTTTCTACTCTCTACTTTCTACTTCCTATTTTCAGGAGAAACGGACATGAGCCAAGGCTCACAAAGGGCAATGAAAATGGGAGAAGGACAACCCCCTAACCCCCTTTATTAAGGGGGAATATGTGTTCTAAACCAGAGGATACGAGTCTGTGGATACTATACTAATTCGCTAATCTCTAATTCACTAATTCGCTATTTTCAGGGGAAATGTATAACTGAAAGGTAATGAGTCTTGCGAAGGACTAAAATTTCCCATTTTTCATTTCCTATTTTACATTTTACATTTATTTTTCCTTTGCGTCTCTGCGATGAATTAGTCTAATCGCACAGGTGGGGATTTTTCCGTGTTTCATCCGTGTCCATCTGTGGCTGAATAGTTACGATTTAGTTTATAATTCTTCGTGCCCTTCGTGTTCTTCGTGGTTTTAAAAGATGTGAGAAAGGTTAATCTAACCGCACAGGTGGAAAAAATTACCTTTGCATCCTTTGCGTCCCCAAAAATTTATAAAAATTTTCTATTGACTTTTGGGAGAAAAGTATGATATACTATAATTAGAATGAAACACAGGTGTGAGTCCCTACCGTGTTTGTGATGAAATGGTTTTTTTTTGAGCTAGCACCTTTTTATAGGGAGCTTTACAACTCTGAGTGTGGCATGCAGACTGCCTTTTAAAAAGGTGTAAGTAGAAGCATCAAAGCACTTAGGTGAGCACCCACTTACACAAAAGGGTTCAAAAATTCCATTTCACACGGCATTATGGTGGGGACTTTTTTTGTGGGGACAAATAGGGTCAAACCAATACTGTTTGGAATGATTTTTGGCAGGATTCAAATCAGGACAGGTGAAACTTCCATGCCCCTGTAGGGCACAAATGACGATGAAAATGTAGTTTTGTAACTCAAATAATTACAATAACTTACGAACATTTTCAAGGGAAATCGAACTGGATTCGTGGTTCGGGAAAGTATAGGACGCAGATAAACGCAGATTTTCAGGATTTTTAAATATACATCCTGATAATCTGCGAAAATCTGCGTCCCATAACCTATTTTCAGGAGAATTACTTTGTCACCTTATTCCTGAGTGGACTTGGTCCCAGTTCTTGTATTTTATTTGTCATTTCTCGGGCGACTTCAGCGAATTTTGGTCCCATTGAGGCACTCATATTGAACATTTCAAGGCGATTACCACCAATACCGGTTTCATCCAGTAGTTTTTTTGCTCTGGCAACACGGCGTTTTGCCTTGATATTGCCATCAATGAAATGGCAGTTTCCTTCCAGGCAACCCGCCACATAGACACCATCTGCCCCATCTTCAAATGCCTTCAACAGATACAAAATATCTACCTTGCCAGTGCAGGGCAATTTGATAATTTTAACATTAGCTGGGTAATTAAGTCTCATTGACCCAGCCAGGTCTGCCGCCCCGTAAGCACAATAATGACAGCAAAAAGCTACAATCTCGGGCTCAAAATTGTTATTAGTCATCTTTACGGACTCTCCTTATCACATCATTCCATCACTCCAATCTCAACTCTACTCCCAGCCTATTTTTAAGTTCTATGATAATCTTATTATGTCGTTCATTAACCTCTTCATCGGTAAGTGTTATTTCTTGCTTACGATAAGTAATGGAATACGCTAAACTTTTATATCCTGTGGGTATTTTATCCCCTTGATATAAATCAAATAATTTAATCCTTTCGATTAAGCCTTCGCCAACTTCTTCAATTATCTTTGTTATCTGAGATGAATCAATCTCGTCTTTGACCAAAATAGCCATATCACGAACTACAGCCGGGAATCTATGTAATGGTTTAAATCTCTTTTCAAGATTAATTAAAGAAAGGAGTTTATCCCAATTAAGTTCAAATAAGTAAATGTCTTCGGGTAGTTTTAGTTCCGCTGCAATTTGTGGATGTAGTTCGCCCATTATTCCAATGGGAGTGTCTTGATAGACTAATTTTGTTTGTCTTGTGGGATGAAGGCTGGCGTGGTCTCCAGTAAGGAATTCATATCCACTTATGCATAGTTCTTGAAGCAATTTTTCAATCACCCCTTTTAAATCATAAAAGTTAGCCAAAATAGTTGTTTTATGTCGCCAGTTAGCTTCATGGTAATTCCCGGCAATCGCCCCAATTAAAACATTTTGTTCTTTTGGAAGGGGTTTGTCAGTGGAAAAAACCTTTCCTAATTCAAATACCTTTAAATCATAGTTATCCCGATTGATATTCCATTGCAACACTTTCAAAATATTAGGGATTAAAGAAGGACACATTAAATTCTCATCCCCTCTCAATGGGTTACTAATAATCACTTCGTTGGTTAGGGGTATTTTAGTTTTTGCCAGAAAATTTGGTGAGGTAAATGAGTAGGTAATGACTTCGTAAAAGCCACAGCTAACCAGAATTTGTTTTGCCTTATTGGATAGTTCATACTCATAATCCATTGCTACTTTAAAAGAGCCTGCCGGCAGTGTAATCGGGATTTTTTCATAACCATATATTTGGGCTATTTCTTCGATTATATCAATTTCACGGGTAATATCTAAATGTTTAAACGAAGGGACTTCAATAAGGAAAATCCCTTTTTCTTCCTCTTTAATCCCATAACCGAGTGATTGTAAAATATCTTTCACCTCATTTCCCTTAATGCTTGTGCCCAGAATCCGATTAATTCTATCAATTCTTAAATTGATAATTGTCTTTTTAAATTTCTTTGGATAAACATCTATTATTGGCGAGATAGATTTTCCACCGCATATTTCTGTAATCAGTTGAGTCGCACGGTTTTGAACTAAAATTAAATCCTCCGGGTCAACACCGCGTTCAAATCTATAAGAAGATTCTGTTTGAATTTGTAGTTGTTTTGTGGTTTGTCGGATATTTTGAGGGTTAAAGTAAGCACATTCTAATAAAATAGTCGTTGTTTCTTCTTTAACGCGGCTATCTTCTCCGCCAATTATCCCGGCTAAGGCAATAGGTCTTTCTGCATCAGCAATGATAAGCATTTCTTGAGAAAGTTCATAAATTACTCCATCTAAAGTCAGGATTTTCTCATGCGGCGCGGCACGACAAATAATAACTTTCTTACCCATCAATGTCTGGTAATCAAAGGCATGAAGTGGATGTCCTAACTCCATCATCACAAAATTGGTAATATCAACAATATTATTAATCGAGCGAATGCCTACCTTCTCAAGCCGTTCTCGGAGCCAGACAGGAGAGGGAGCAACCTTGACCCCTTCAATTATCCTGCCAGTATAACGCGGGCATAATTTAGGGTCAACTATTAAGATATTAACCATCTGGGTTAGTTTTTTAGATAAATTAAATGCAGGTGGGGAAGGAATTTTTAGTTTAGTCTTATTCAAAGCAGATATTTCCCTGGCTATCCCAATCATACTCAAGCAATCTCCACGATTAACCGTTATCTCCAAATCTATCATCGTATCATCCCCAACTCTTTCCACATTAGCTGTTTCAAACCCAAGATTAGTTAATTTATCTGCTAATTCTGTGGGAGAAAAGTCAAAATCAACATATTCTTTTAGCCAGTTATACGAAATTAACATTCTGGTTATCTCCTGTTTAAACCACTGAGAACACAAAGATGATGTACTAAACTCTGGCAAATTTGCAAACTTCTTTGAAAAACTTATGATAGTAGATAGTTTATAGTAGATAGTAGATAGTTGATAGTTGATAGTTGAAGGACTATAGACTATAGACTATAGACTATAAACCATAAACCATAAACCATAAACTATAAACCATAAACTATAAACCATAAACTATAAACTATAAACCATAAACTATAAACGAGATTTTAAAATTGCTCTAAAAACCGAATATCGTTTTCAAAAAATAATCTAATGTTATTGATGCCGTATTTTAGCATAGCAATTCTTTCTACGCCGACGCCGAAGGCAAAACCGGTGTATTTTGTTGAATCATAATTAACTATTTTAAATATCTCCGGGTCAACCATCCCGGCGCCTAAAATCTCTATCCAACCGGTATATTTACAAAGCCCACATCCTTTTCCTTCACATATTACGCAAGAAATGTCTATTTCTGCCGAAGGCTCAGTAAAAGGGAAGAAACTCGGTCTAAACCGAAGATTAGTTTGTTCCCCAAAGATAAGATGGATAAATGATGAAAGCACTCCCTTTAAATCACTAAATGTCGTCCATTCATCAACTAATAAACCTTCTACCTGATGAAACATAGGTGAATGAGAAATATCAGCATCTTTACGATAGACCCTGCCAGGAACAATTATTCGCAAAGGCGGTTGTTGTTTTTCCATAACACGAATTTGAACCGGGGAGGTATGTGTGCGTAAAATCACATCTTCAGAATCGCTTTTGACATAAAAGGTATCATGCATATCCCGTGCCGGATGATGAAGTGGGATATTCAAGGCATCGAAATTATAATAACTTAATTCTACCTCAGGCCCTTCGGCTATTTGAAAACCTAATCTAACAAAAATATCTACTATTTGGTTTAATATAATCGTTATGGGATGAAATTTACCTATTTGAGGTCCAATACCAGGCAAGGTTATATCAATCTTTTCTAAAAGTAATTTCTCTTGCTGGGTTTTAGATTTTAATAGTTCTGTTTTTTCGGTAAGTAATTGGGTAATTTTATTCTTTATCTCATTAATTAATTTCCCGATTTTAGGTTTTTCTTCGGCAGAAAGACTTCCCATCCGGGTTAGAAGTTGGGTAATCAACCCTTCTTTTCGTCCTAAATATT
It encodes the following:
- the pheT gene encoding phenylalanine--tRNA ligase subunit beta, whose translation is MLISYNWLKEYVDFDFSPTELADKLTNLGFETANVERVGDDTMIDLEITVNRGDCLSMIGIAREISALNKTKLKIPSPPAFNLSKKLTQMVNILIVDPKLCPRYTGRIIEGVKVAPSPVWLRERLEKVGIRSINNIVDITNFVMMELGHPLHAFDYQTLMGKKVIICRAAPHEKILTLDGVIYELSQEMLIIADAERPIALAGIIGGEDSRVKEETTTILLECAYFNPQNIRQTTKQLQIQTESSYRFERGVDPEDLILVQNRATQLITEICGGKSISPIIDVYPKKFKKTIINLRIDRINRILGTSIKGNEVKDILQSLGYGIKEEEKGIFLIEVPSFKHLDITREIDIIEEIAQIYGYEKIPITLPAGSFKVAMDYEYELSNKAKQILVSCGFYEVITYSFTSPNFLAKTKIPLTNEVIISNPLRGDENLMCPSLIPNILKVLQWNINRDNYDLKVFELGKVFSTDKPLPKEQNVLIGAIAGNYHEANWRHKTTILANFYDLKGVIEKLLQELCISGYEFLTGDHASLHPTRQTKLVYQDTPIGIMGELHPQIAAELKLPEDIYLFELNWDKLLSLINLEKRFKPLHRFPAVVRDMAILVKDEIDSSQITKIIEEVGEGLIERIKLFDLYQGDKIPTGYKSLAYSITYRKQEITLTDEEVNERHNKIIIELKNRLGVELRLE
- the efp gene encoding elongation factor P is translated as MIGANDLRPGMTIELNGEIFSCTEFQHIKPGKGGAFVRLKLKNFSTGAVIDKTVRPEEKFPLVRISRKPMQYLYQEGGNYYFMDTESYEQFGLSKDILSSNVNYLKENMEVTVLFHDETIIGIELPVTIELKVITTEPGFKGNTVSGATKQAELETGLKVQVPLFVEEGEILKIDTRTGEYIERVRG
- the pheS gene encoding phenylalanine--tRNA ligase subunit alpha gives rise to the protein MEEKIKSLMIEAENEIKKAISFEVLEKLRVKYLGRKEGLITQLLTRMGSLSAEEKPKIGKLINEIKNKITQLLTEKTELLKSKTQQEKLLLEKIDITLPGIGPQIGKFHPITIILNQIVDIFVRLGFQIAEGPEVELSYYNFDALNIPLHHPARDMHDTFYVKSDSEDVILRTHTSPVQIRVMEKQQPPLRIIVPGRVYRKDADISHSPMFHQVEGLLVDEWTTFSDLKGVLSSFIHLIFGEQTNLRFRPSFFPFTEPSAEIDISCVICEGKGCGLCKYTGWIEILGAGMVDPEIFKIVNYDSTKYTGFAFGVGVERIAMLKYGINNIRLFFENDIRFLEQF
- a CDS encoding hydrogenase iron-sulfur subunit, encoding MTNNNFEPEIVAFCCHYCAYGAADLAGSMRLNYPANVKIIKLPCTGKVDILYLLKAFEDGADGVYVAGCLEGNCHFIDGNIKAKRRVARAKKLLDETGIGGNRLEMFNMSASMGPKFAEVAREMTNKIQELGPSPLRNKVTK